From the Heliangelus exortis chromosome 14, bHelExo1.hap1, whole genome shotgun sequence genome, one window contains:
- the MARS2 gene encoding methionine--tRNA ligase, mitochondrial: MLRPPRRLFPPNRAAATGTGTGLDRRLLLSTPIFYANGPPHIGHLYSALLADALHRYRGLRGAGPGRLSTGTDEHGLKIQQAAAAAGTSPPELCERISGLFRQTLTQAAVSFTEFTRTSQPRHQRAVRRFWGALRDAGALYKGSYEGWYCTPEESFLPESQLAESRDAQGRLCKVSAESGHQVHWTKEENYMFRLSAFRDPLREWLRDNPRAVSPEPFYQRVLLWLEEDLPDLSVSRERSRLPWGIPVPGDPTQTIYVWVDALVNYLSAVGYPEEHGGWWPAAHHVVGKDILRFHAVYWPALLMAAGLAPPQRVLVHSHWTVRGQKMSKSLGNVVDPVGCMGRYTVDGFRYFLLRQGVPERDCDYYHEKVVKVVNSELADALGGLLNRSTAPSINPSNTFPPFSQSCFPKVSDYRETGGRGRASAEDYELLVSVASLPLRVATYFEGFQIYKALECIALCVRQTNSFFQRHQPWKLNRQDPSEKLWLDTILHVTLECLRVYGTLLQPVVPHTADKLLSRLAVQPQERGLSGLVFLPRYHGEPCPFEGRGLGEDSGLLFHRLEKAKHQWVGSREL, encoded by the exons ATGTTGCGGCCGCCCCGCCGCCTCTTCCCGCCCAACCGCGCCGCAGCcaccggtaccggtaccgggcTCGACCGCCGCCTCCTGCTCTCCACTCCCATATTCTACGCTAACGGGCCGCCGCACATCGGTCATCTCTACTCCGCCTTGTTGGCCGACGCTCTACACCGATACCGCGGCCTCCGCGGCGCCGGCCCGGGCCGCCTCTCCACAG GGACCGACGAGCACGGGCTGAAGATCCAGCAGGCCGCGGCCGCAGCGGGGACGTCGCCCCCGGAGCTCTGCGAGCGGATCTCGGGGCTCTTTCGCCAGACCCTGACCCAGGCCGCCGTCTCCTTCACCGAGTTCACCCGCACCAGCCAGCCCCGCCACCAGCGAGCCGTGCGGCGCTTCTGGGGAGCTCTGCGCGATGCCGGGGCGCTCTACAAAGGCTCCTACGAGGGCTGGTACTGCACCCCCGAGGAGAGCTTCCTGCCCGAGAGCCAGCTGGCCGAGAGCAGGGATGCCCAGGGACGCCTCTGCAAGGTCTCAGCGGAGAGCGGCCATCAG GTGCACTGGACCAAAGAGGAGAATTACATGTTCAGGCTCTCAGCCTTCCGGGACCCTCTGCGGGAGTGGCTGCGGGACAACCCCCGGGCGGTGTCCCCGGAGCCCTTCTACCAGCGGGTGCTGCTCTGGCTGGAGGAGGACTTGCCGGACCTGTCGGTCTCCCGGGAGAGGAGCCGCCTGCCCTGGGGCATCCCGGTCCCCGGTGACCCCACACAGACCATTTACGTCTGGGTGGACGCCTTGGTGAACTACCTGAGCGCGGTGGGCTACCCCGAGGAGCACGGGGGCTGGTGGCCCGCAGCCCACCACGTGGTGGGCAAGGACATCCTCAGGTTCCACGCTGTCTACTGGCCGGCGCTGCTGATGGCAGCGGGGCTGGCCCCCCCCCAGCGGGTCCTGGTGCATTCCCACTGGACTGTCCGTGGGCAGAAGATGTCCAAGAGCCTGGGCAACGTGGTCGACCCGGTGGGCTGCATGGGGCGGTACACGGTGGACGGGTTCCGGTACTTCCTGCTGCGGCAGGGCGTGCCCGAGAGGGACTGTGACTATTACCACGAGAAGGTGGTGAAGGTGGTGAACTCCGAGCTGGCGGACGCCCTGGGGGGGCTGCTCAACCGTTCCACGGCCCCCAGCATCAACCCCAGCAACACCTTCCCACCTTTCTCCCAGTCCTGTTTTCCAAAGGTCTCGGATTACAGGGAGACgggaggcagggggagggcTTCGGCCGAAGACTACGAGCTCCTGGTGTCCGTGGCTTCTCTGCCTCTGCGGGTGGCTACTTATTTCGAGGGTTTCCAGATCTACAAAGCTTTAGAGTGCATTGCCCTGTGCGTCAGGCAGACCAACAGCTTCTTCCAGAGACACCAGCCCTGGAAGCTGAACCGTCAGGACCCCTcggagaagctgtggctggacACCATCCTGCACGTCACGCTGGAGTGCCTGCGTGTCTACGGGACCCTCCTGCAGCCCGTGGTCCCGCACACTGCTGAcaagctgctctccaggctggctgtgcagccccaggagaggggactCTCAGGTCTGGTGTTCCTGCCACGCTACCACGGGGAGCCCTGTCCCTTCGAAGGGAGAGGGCTTGGAGAGGACAGCGGCCTCTTGTTCCACAGGCTGGAGAAGGCAAAGCACCAGTGGGTGGGAAGCAGGGAGCTCTAG
- the AIFM1 gene encoding apoptosis-inducing factor 1, mitochondrial isoform X1, translating into MAATPPSRRRDRKEPPGGATIETSVQRGPAATIETGGRRGRPGGDACALAERRCRRGGAGRGDRGEMFRCRLMGATGGLATALRPLSPAPRGRAAAGNLLQRWNVPPGVQLSRQVASAGVPGGKGGSSVFVLIVGLSSLGAGVYVYKTLRENKERFTSRVSSITRPQEAGAAADAGAAPRGTAAPGARPAVPSHVPFLLIGGGTAAFAAARSIRARDPGARVLIVSEDPALPYMRPPLSKELWFSDDPNVTETLRFKQWNGKERSIYFQPPSFYVPVPDLPFVEHGGVAVLCGKKVVHMDVRGNTVKLNDGTQISYDKCLIATGGTPRNLPAIERAGKDVQKRLTLFRKIEDFKKLEKISREVKSITIIGGGFLGSELACALGRRARTRGLEVIQLFPENGNMGRVLPEYLSNWTTEKVRREGVNVMPNAVVKSVSVSGNRLVIKLKDGRKVETDHIVAAVGLEPNVELAKSAGLEVDSDFGGFRVNAELQARSNIWVAGDAACFYDIKLGRRRVEHHDHAVVSGRLAGENMTGAAKPYWHQSMFWSDLGPNVGYEAIGLVDSSLPTVGVFAKATAKDTPKSATEQSGTGIRSESETEAEASEVHISPSSSPTPQVPKPGEDYGKGVIFYLREKVVVGIVLWNIFNRMPIARKIIKDGEEHDDLNEVAKLFNIHED; encoded by the exons ATGGCGGCGACGCCACCATCGAGACGGCGGGACAGAAAGGAGCCTCCCGGAGGTGCCACTATAGAGACGAGTGTGCAGAGGGGACCCGCCGCCACCATAGAGACAGGGGGGCGGAGGGGCCGGCCCGGCGGCGACGCATGCGCCTTGGCGGAGCGGCGGTGTCGGCGCGGCGGTGCCGGGCGCGGTGACCGGGGGGAGATGTTCCGCTGCCGCCTGATGGGCGCCACGGGGGGCTTGGCCACGGCCCTGCGCCCCCTCAGCCCCGCCCCGCGGGGCCGCGCCGCTGCCG GCAACTTGTTGCAGCGCTGGAATGTCCCCCCGGGAGTGCAGCTGAGCAGACAAGTGGCTAGCGCTGGTGTGCCCGGGGGCAAAGGCGGTAGCTCTGTTTTTGTCCTAATTGTGGGCTTGTCCAGCTTAGGAGCGGGTGTCTAT GTGTACAAGACCCTGAGGGAGAACAAGGAGCGTTTCACCTCCCGCGTCTCCTCCATAACCCGGCCTCAGGAagctggggcagctgctg ATGCAGGTGCTGCTCCTCGGGGCACAGCAG ctccaggagctcGTCCTGCTGTCCCATCTCACGTCCCTTTCCTGCTGATTGGGGGAGgaactgctgcttttgctgctgccaGATCCATCCGGGCTCGTGACCCCGGTGCCCGG GTGCTGATTGTGTCTGAAGATCCTGCCCTGCCCTACATGCGGCCGCCTCTCTCCAAAGAGCTCTGGTTTTCAGATGACCCCAACGTGACAGAGACACTGAGGTTCAAACAGTGgaatgggaaggagaggag TATATATTTCCAGCCACCATCCTTCTACGTGCCTGTCCCGGACCTGCCCTTCGTGGAGCAcgggggggtggcagtgctCTGTGGCAAGAAG GTTGTGCATATGGATGTCAGAGGCAACACAGTGAAACTCAACGATGGCACCCAGATATCCTATGACAAATGCCTCATTGCCACGG GTGGCACCCCAAGGAACCTTCCTGCCAttgaaagagcaggaaaagatgTTCAAAAGAGGCTGACACTCTTCAGAAAG ATTGAGGACTTCAAAAAGCTGGAGAAGATTTCCAGAGAAGTCAAGTCCATCACGATTATTGGTGGTGGCTTCCTGGGCAGTGAGCTGGCCTGTGCTCTGGGAAGAAGAG CACGAACCAGAGGCCTGGAGGTGATTCAGCTCTTTCCAGAGAACGGCAACATGGGCAGAGTCCTGCCAGAATATCTGAGCAACTGGACCACCGAGAAAGTCCGGAGAG AGGGAGTTAATGTCATGCCCAACGCCGTGGTCAagtctgtctctgtctctggcAACCGGCTGGTAATTAAGCTGAAAGATGGCCGGAAG GTGGAGACAGATCATATTGTGGCTGCAGTGGGGCTGGAACCCAACGTGGAGCTGGCCAAGTCAGCGGGGCTGGAGGTGGACTCGGACTTCGGGGGCTTCAGGGTGAACGCGGAGCTGCAGGCACGCTCCAATATCTGGGTG gctggggatgctgcctgcTTCTACGATATCAAACTGGGGCGGAGGCGTGTGGAGCACCACGACCACGCGGTGGTGAGCGGGAGGCTGGCTGGAGAAAACATGACAGGAGCTGCCAAGCCCTACTGGCATCAGTCCATGTTCTG GAGTGACCTGGGTCCCAATGTGGGCTATGAAGCCATTGGCCTTGTTGACAGCAGCTTGCCAACAGTTGGAGTCTTTGCTAAAGCCACAGCAAAAGACACCCCAAAGAGTGCAACAGAGCAGTCAG GGACGGGCATTCGATCCGAGAgtgaaacagaagcagaagccTCAGAAGTTCACATTTCTCCCAGCTCTTCACCCACGCCTCAAGTTCCGAAGCCAGGAGAAGATTATGGCAAAGGTGTCATTTTCTACCTCAGGGAGAAAGTGGTGGTAGGAATTGTCCTATGGAACATCTTCAACAGGATGCCTATTGCTCGGAAG ATCATCAAAGATGGGGAGGAGCACGACGATCTCAACGAAGTCGCGAAGCTTTTCAACATCCACGAGGACTGA
- the AIFM1 gene encoding apoptosis-inducing factor 1, mitochondrial isoform X2 has translation MAATPPSRRRDRKEPPGGATIETSVQRGPAATIETGGRRGRPGGDACALAERRCRRGGAGRGDRGEMFRCRLMGATGGLATALRPLSPAPRGRAAAVLHCPHLRCPSRSLTSSGAPGKAGSNLLLYLIVGGAATGTGAYVYKTLRENKERFTSRVSSITRPQEAGAAADAGAAPRGTAAPGARPAVPSHVPFLLIGGGTAAFAAARSIRARDPGARVLIVSEDPALPYMRPPLSKELWFSDDPNVTETLRFKQWNGKERSIYFQPPSFYVPVPDLPFVEHGGVAVLCGKKVVHMDVRGNTVKLNDGTQISYDKCLIATGGTPRNLPAIERAGKDVQKRLTLFRKIEDFKKLEKISREVKSITIIGGGFLGSELACALGRRARTRGLEVIQLFPENGNMGRVLPEYLSNWTTEKVRREGVNVMPNAVVKSVSVSGNRLVIKLKDGRKVETDHIVAAVGLEPNVELAKSAGLEVDSDFGGFRVNAELQARSNIWVAGDAACFYDIKLGRRRVEHHDHAVVSGRLAGENMTGAAKPYWHQSMFWSDLGPNVGYEAIGLVDSSLPTVGVFAKATAKDTPKSATEQSGTGIRSESETEAEASEVHISPSSSPTPQVPKPGEDYGKGVIFYLREKVVVGIVLWNIFNRMPIARKIIKDGEEHDDLNEVAKLFNIHED, from the exons ATGGCGGCGACGCCACCATCGAGACGGCGGGACAGAAAGGAGCCTCCCGGAGGTGCCACTATAGAGACGAGTGTGCAGAGGGGACCCGCCGCCACCATAGAGACAGGGGGGCGGAGGGGCCGGCCCGGCGGCGACGCATGCGCCTTGGCGGAGCGGCGGTGTCGGCGCGGCGGTGCCGGGCGCGGTGACCGGGGGGAGATGTTCCGCTGCCGCCTGATGGGCGCCACGGGGGGCTTGGCCACGGCCCTGCGCCCCCTCAGCCCCGCCCCGCGGGGCCGCGCCGCTGCCG TTCTGCACTGTCCTCATCTAAGATGCCCTTCTAGATCCCTGACGTCTTCAGGTGCCCCTGGCAAAGCTGGCAGCAACCTGTTGTTGTACTTAATTGTAGGAGGAGCAGCCACTGGGACAGGAGCTTAT GTGTACAAGACCCTGAGGGAGAACAAGGAGCGTTTCACCTCCCGCGTCTCCTCCATAACCCGGCCTCAGGAagctggggcagctgctg ATGCAGGTGCTGCTCCTCGGGGCACAGCAG ctccaggagctcGTCCTGCTGTCCCATCTCACGTCCCTTTCCTGCTGATTGGGGGAGgaactgctgcttttgctgctgccaGATCCATCCGGGCTCGTGACCCCGGTGCCCGG GTGCTGATTGTGTCTGAAGATCCTGCCCTGCCCTACATGCGGCCGCCTCTCTCCAAAGAGCTCTGGTTTTCAGATGACCCCAACGTGACAGAGACACTGAGGTTCAAACAGTGgaatgggaaggagaggag TATATATTTCCAGCCACCATCCTTCTACGTGCCTGTCCCGGACCTGCCCTTCGTGGAGCAcgggggggtggcagtgctCTGTGGCAAGAAG GTTGTGCATATGGATGTCAGAGGCAACACAGTGAAACTCAACGATGGCACCCAGATATCCTATGACAAATGCCTCATTGCCACGG GTGGCACCCCAAGGAACCTTCCTGCCAttgaaagagcaggaaaagatgTTCAAAAGAGGCTGACACTCTTCAGAAAG ATTGAGGACTTCAAAAAGCTGGAGAAGATTTCCAGAGAAGTCAAGTCCATCACGATTATTGGTGGTGGCTTCCTGGGCAGTGAGCTGGCCTGTGCTCTGGGAAGAAGAG CACGAACCAGAGGCCTGGAGGTGATTCAGCTCTTTCCAGAGAACGGCAACATGGGCAGAGTCCTGCCAGAATATCTGAGCAACTGGACCACCGAGAAAGTCCGGAGAG AGGGAGTTAATGTCATGCCCAACGCCGTGGTCAagtctgtctctgtctctggcAACCGGCTGGTAATTAAGCTGAAAGATGGCCGGAAG GTGGAGACAGATCATATTGTGGCTGCAGTGGGGCTGGAACCCAACGTGGAGCTGGCCAAGTCAGCGGGGCTGGAGGTGGACTCGGACTTCGGGGGCTTCAGGGTGAACGCGGAGCTGCAGGCACGCTCCAATATCTGGGTG gctggggatgctgcctgcTTCTACGATATCAAACTGGGGCGGAGGCGTGTGGAGCACCACGACCACGCGGTGGTGAGCGGGAGGCTGGCTGGAGAAAACATGACAGGAGCTGCCAAGCCCTACTGGCATCAGTCCATGTTCTG GAGTGACCTGGGTCCCAATGTGGGCTATGAAGCCATTGGCCTTGTTGACAGCAGCTTGCCAACAGTTGGAGTCTTTGCTAAAGCCACAGCAAAAGACACCCCAAAGAGTGCAACAGAGCAGTCAG GGACGGGCATTCGATCCGAGAgtgaaacagaagcagaagccTCAGAAGTTCACATTTCTCCCAGCTCTTCACCCACGCCTCAAGTTCCGAAGCCAGGAGAAGATTATGGCAAAGGTGTCATTTTCTACCTCAGGGAGAAAGTGGTGGTAGGAATTGTCCTATGGAACATCTTCAACAGGATGCCTATTGCTCGGAAG ATCATCAAAGATGGGGAGGAGCACGACGATCTCAACGAAGTCGCGAAGCTTTTCAACATCCACGAGGACTGA
- the BCORL1 gene encoding BCL-6 corepressor-like protein 1, whose product MISTAPLYSGVHNWTSTERIRMCGLNEERRAPLSDEESKTSSSQHLGSQDFCVSSSLSKVELTAVSGGGGSAQGLDADGKVEEKLGPKLEEQPPDPNPNTECAGQTVKDDGLGPPTSQGNGRGQEPAIPTAAEQESGGADAAWTPADPPSDKQADAPPACSVAPESDPAEEKTSPSPGAQGPGVLAEGTLSADVSSCNTSASTPATFTLNRVCFPTTQAPAMQKVPLSFQPGAVLSPSQSLVYIPPPSCGQPLSVATLPAALGVSSTLTLPVLPSYLHERCLSGIIASPELRSYPYTFSVTRPLASDAKVVSVEVNQLSCPSPTGVSAAQAAAEGAALSTAGPSLSSSQPPLPASCGNAAPSSGTSTSTGTHTRTPAAPEPHAPGVATSLSPLKSPPQLEREMISSPECSEMPLDLSSKSNRQKLPPPSQRKTPPMPILTPVHTSGKALLTTVLSKSQRAAQTTGSSVTSCLGTTPPLVIFPEFLRNGEQGSWVKNTTLISTIPGTYVGVANPVPASLLLSKDPGVSFSRDPRHLPKQEPISIIDQGEPRGAGVVPCGKKANQGSMEGQQDPARRPLHGRGAPGAPLCLSKDISTWNPGQGTVYPRCPVNGKPSNPQLLPLGWSPYHQAPLLSIGISTTGQLPPNQNSSCKPAGAGELPPFPSVPPVESSTAAQSLPEGLPRPPPQEREPAAKTKSCRGLPKLFEEPANPIPLDAGPALQTSALDAKGGKGKLDNPQKSQERSQPGADSGKEGSVQSEAPQGSCSLKQLETKPRSQVLAAYLSHDPPAAGQQGPRGTPEVPALSSESQGKELGREGSPEPPATEPLQCVHQVELCRVKKERVECEGAFGSVSCLRAGSATQPLPEVKLKGHIKQEGGVRCKSKRQHDGEARQGHKRLKCQAQDGQESPGRARSRSTHGRKWQKHHDNPHELSKREGRAGPAKDHNSLRVKRKHRRPAKSEFPPPAHRGDGHEEVYLEKKAKNNFRDFIPVVLSSRTRSQSGNVAGSSAGVAGECDVTGQEVLPLLEEDQEEEEEEEEEEETSLKRRKLRKSHRTSRCHSRRDRDRDRDRDRSLSERSSCYTRRARELPWRVESPRQLWEPNEEDEDDSHIKRKKRRRQKSRKYQTGEYLTEREEERVGYPHRRRKSKADFRYRKQKELVQGKGTELRLRNRLSPSPRKSQGRPDFRNGFFLEHSDSSPAQEELEKPSGKRKCKTKHLAGICDEGKGKGCWNQPKTCPLKKPQDLWTLCKSHRVSPGSSPELPVAQNVPPGARRLIVNKNAGETLLQRAARLGYKDVVLYCLQKKSSDVNHRDNAGYTALHEACARGWIDILHILLEHGANVNCSAQDGTRPVHDAVANDNLETMWLLLSYGADPTLATYSGQTAVKLATSDVMKRFLCDYLSDLQGRTDGDPRTAWDFYSSSVLEGKDSIGCDLLLNPPGTSDQEEEEQEADNFMFEFSDKPLLPSYNLQVSVSRGPSNWFLFSDVLKRLKLSSRIFQARFPHFEVTTLPKAEFQRQVSLSQVLAQEEVQESPEPGTAETVELVHYEPELLQLLGSAVEYQGWSS is encoded by the exons GAGAGCCCCCCTTTCTGATGAGGAGTCCAAAAcgagcagctcccagcacttgGGGTCTCAGGACTTTTGTGTCAGCAGCAGCCTTTCCAAG GTGGAGCTCACAGCAGTCAGCGGTGGTGGCGGCAGTGCCCAGGGGCTGGATGCTGATGGCAAGGTGGAGGAAAAGCTTGGGCCCAAACTGGAAGAGCAGCCACCTGATCCCAACCCGAACACTGAGTGTGCAGGACAGACTGTGAAAGATGATGGCCTGGGCCCTCCGACAAGCCAGGGGAATGGCAGAGGGCAGGAGCCTGCCATCCCTacagctgctgagcaggagaGTGGTGGTGCTGATGCTGCCTGGACCCCTGCAGATCCTCCCAGTGACAAGCAGGCTGATGCTCCTCCAGCCTGCTCCGTGGCTCCCGAGAGCGATCCTGCTGAGGAGAAGACCTCCCCGAGCCCCGGAGCACAAGGGCCAGGTGTGCTGGCAGAAGGGACGTTGTCTGCAGATGTCTCTAGCTGCAACACCTCTGCCTCCACTCCTGCTACTTTCACTTTGAACAGAGTGTGCTTTCCCACCACTCAGGCCCCTGCTATGCAAAAAGTGCCCCTGTCCTTCCAGCCTGGGGcggtgctgagccccagccagTCCCTGGTGTACATCCCCCCGCCCAGCTGCGGGCAGCCGCTCAGTGTGGCGACGCTGCCAGCCGCCCTGGGGGTCTCCTCCACGCTCACCCTCCCTGTCCTGCCTTCCTACCTACATGAGCGTTGCCTGTCGGGCATCATTGCTTCCCCGGAGTTGCGCTCCTACCCCTACACCTTCTCCGTCACCAGGCCCTTGGCTTCGGACGCCAAAGTGGTGTCTGTGGAGGTGAATCAGCTCAGCTGTCCTTCGCCCACAGGCGTGAGcgctgcccaggctgctgctgagggggcTGCCCTGTCCACTGCCGGaccttctctctcctccagccAGCCTCCACTGCCAGCATCGTGTGGGAATGCTGCTCCCTCTTctggcaccagcaccagcaccggAACACACACCAGGACCCCGGCAGCCCCCGAGCCACACGCGCCGGGGGTTGCCACTTCACTCTCTCCTCTGAAGTCCCCTCCGCAGCTGGAACGTGAGATGATCTCCTCTCCAGAGTGCAGCGAGATGCCTCTCGATCTCTCGTCCAAGTCCAACCGTCAGAAACTGCCTCCCCCGAGTCAACGCAAGACACCCCCCATGCCCATCCTCACGCCCGTGCACACCAGTGGCAAAGCTCTTCTCACCACTGTCCTGTCCAAGTCCCAGCGCGCGGCCCAGACGACGGGCAGCAGCGTCACCTCGTGCCTCGGCACCACCCCTCCCTTGGTCATCTTCCCCGAGTTCCTGCGCAACGGCGAGCAGGGCTCCTGGGTGAAGAACACTACGCTCATCAGCACCATCCCCGGCACCTACGTCGGCGTCGCCAACCCGGTGCCTGCCTCGCTCCTGCTCAGCAAGGACCCCGGGGTGAGCTTCAGCAGGGACCCCCGACACCTTCCCAAGCAGGAGCCCATTTCCATCATAGATCAGGGAGAGCCTCGTGGTGCCGGTGTTGTTCCCTGTGGGAAGAAAGCTAACCAGGGCAGCATGGAAGGACAGCAGGATCCTGCCAGGAGACCTCTTCATGGCAGAGGTGCTCCTGGAGCTCCTCTGTGTCTGTCCAAGGACATCTCCACCTGGAATCCTGGCCAAGGAACTGTGTACCCTCGATGCCCCGTGAATGGAAAACCTTCCAatcctcagctcctgcctcttGGTTGGTCTCCTTATCATCAAGCCCCTCTGCTTTCAATTGGCATCTCCACGACAGGGCAGCTGCCCCCAAACCAGAACAGCTCCTGCAAGCCAGCCGGTGCCGGGGAGCTCCCGCCGTTCCCCAGCGTGCCGCCCGTGGAGTCCAGCACGGCCGCCCAGAGCCTGCCAGAGGGGCTGCCCAGGCCCCCACCTCAGGAACGGGAACCTGCCGCCAAGACCAAGAGCTGCCGGGGCCTGCCCAAGCTCTTCGAGGAGCCAGCCAACCCAATCCCCTTGGATGCAGGTCCAGCTCTTCAGACCAGCGCCTTGGATGCAAAAGGTGGCAAGGGGAAGCTGGACAACCCTCAGAAGAGCCAAGAGCGCAGTCAGCCAGGGGCTGACTCTGGCAAGGAGGGCAGCGTGCAGAGCGAGgctccccagggcagctgcagcctcaAGCAGTTGGAAACAAAGCCTAGAAGCCAAGTGCTGGCGGCGTACTTGTCGCACgaccccccagcagctgggcagcagggCCCGAGAGGGACCCCTGAGGTGCCCGCCCTGTCCTCGGAGAGCCAAGGCAAGGAGCTGGGCCGAGAGGGCTCCCCGGAGCCGCCGGCCACGGAGCCCCTGCAGTGTGTGCACCAGGTGGAGCTGTGCCGGGTGAAGAAGGAGCGGGTGGAGTGCGAGGGGGCCTTTGGCTCCGTGAGCTGCCTGCGGGCCGGCAGCGCGACACAGCCCCTGCCAGAGGTGAAGCTCAAAGGACACATCAAGCAAGAGGGCGGCGTGCGCTGCAAGTCCAAGCGTCAGCACGACGGGGAGGCCAGGCAGGGCCACAAGAGGCTCAAGTGCCAGGCCCAGGACGGGCAGGAGtccccaggcagagccaggagccGGAGCACACATGGACGGAAG TGGCAGAAACACCACGACAATCCACACGAACTCAGCAAGAGGGAAGGGCGAGCGGGCCCGGCCAAGGACCACAACAGCCTCAGGGTGAAGCGTAAGCACAGGAGGCCGGCCAAGAGCGAGTTCCCCCCTCCAGCACACCGTGGGGACGGCCACGAGGAAG TTTACCTCGAGAAGAAGGCCAAGAACAACTTTCGGGATTTCATTCCGGTGGTGCTGAGCAGCCGGACACGCAGTCAGTCGG GAAACGTCGCTGGCTCTTCCGCTGGTGTGGCGGGAGAGTGTGATGTGACCGGTCAGGAGGTTTTGCCATTGCTGGAGGAGGatcaggaagaagaggaggaggaagaggaggaggaggagacatCCCTGAAACGTCGCAAGCTGCGAAAGTCCCACAGGACATCCCGCTGCCACAGTcgcagggacagggacagggacagggacagggacaggtcTCTGTCCGAGAGGAGCAGCTGTTACACCAGGAGAGCCCGGGAGCTGCCCTGGAGAGTGGAATCACCCAGGCAGCTGTGGGAGCCCAACGAGGAGGATGAAGATGACAGCCAcatcaaaaggaagaaaaggagacgACAGAAAAGTCGAAAATACCAAACAGGGGAATATTTGACAGAGCGGGAGGAGGAGCGAGTGGGCTACCCCCACAGGAGGCGGAAATCCAAAGCAG ATTTCAGGTACCggaagcagaaggagctggTGCAGGGTAAGGGCACAGAGCTACGGCTGAGGAACAGGCTGTCACCCTCACCCCGAAAGTCTCAAGGGCGCCCAGACTTCCGGAATGGCTTCTTCCTGGAGCACTCTGACAGCTCTCCTGCCCAAGAAGAGCTGGAGAAGCCATCAGGAAAACGCAAATGTAAAACCAAGCACCTGGCAGGGATCTGCGACGAGGGGAAG GGGAAAGGCTGCTGGAACCAGCCCAAAACATGCCCTCTGAAGAAGCCCCAAGACTTGTGGACCCTTTGTAAGTCCCATCGGGTCAGCCCAGGGAGTTCTCCTGAATTACCTGTGGCCCAGAACGTTCCTCCCGGAGCCCGGCGGCTGATTGTGAACAAGAACGCGGGGGAGACCCTTCTGCAGCGAGCAGCTCGCCTGGGCTACAAG gaTGTGGTGCTCTACTGCctgcagaaaaagagcagcGACGTGAACCACCGCGACAACGCCGGCTACACGGCGCTGCATGAAGCCTGTGCACGGGGCTGGATTGACATCCTCCACATCCTGCTGGAGCACGGAGCCAACGTCAACTGCAGCGCCCAGGATGGCACCAG GCCTGTCCACGATGCAGTAGCAAATGACAACCTGGAAACCATGTGGCTTCTACTCTCCTATGGTGCTGATCCCACTCTGGCCACGTACTCGGGGCAGACAGCTGTCAAACTGGCCACCAGTGACGTGATGAAGCGATTCCTCTGTG attaCCTTTCAGATCTCCAGGGACGCACAGATGGGGACCCTCGAACAGCGTGGGACTTCTACAGCAGCTCTGTCCTAG AGGGGAAGGACAGCATTGGGTGCGATCTTCTGCTCAACCCTCCAGGAACTTCAGaccaggaggaagaggagcaagaAGCAGACAACTTCATGTTTGAGTTCTCAGACAAGCCCCTGCTGCCCAGCTACAACCTCCAAGTGTCAGTCTCTCGGGG GCCCAGCAACTGGTTCCTGTTCTCTGACGTGCTGAAGAGGCTGAAGCTCTCCTCACGCATCTTCCAGGCCCGCTTCCCGCACTTTGAGGTCACCACGCTGCCCAAGGCCGAGTTCCAGCGCCAGGTCTCCCTCAGCCAGGTGCTGGCACAGGAGGAGGTGCAGGAGAGCCCCGAGCCGGGCACTGCAGAGACAGTGGAGCTGGTGCACTATGAGCCcgagctgctgcagctgctgggctcGGCGGTGGAGTaccagggctggagcagctga